In Streptomyces sp. NBC_00448, the following are encoded in one genomic region:
- a CDS encoding alpha-L-rhamnosidase-related protein, producing MPNTPAGEGPRPPGPQRRTVMKAGLGGAALAAAGLTFGSAGTAAADSAHRGPAGAPAPHDTGDWQKYVQGPSSRTVRPVSVLRSSGSVTDPQALLAPGGGVTVLSRPQPAQPPRWPDGTTATASSSHAPNGGDDGQPRTYDAGNAIDGDPGTFWNDDTIAAYPDTLTVTTAAPLSLPGITLLSNSDGVPADFTVETWDGAAWRTAATVTGNTSVRRAVPFAATVSTTQVRINVTADQSTPQGEFTRINEVYPGLLADDDIPRVVIDFGKVVVGYPHVTFTSASGNSPGVRLAFSETVQFLTDRSDFTRADQSGVPSQGTDQFAVPAGGADWKDTKGYQSGTQVYADGLHGFRYLQISLDALASDAPAAQPWGEVSIDAVWLEFTAYLGTPDSYTGWFLSADDDLNRYWYGAAYTNELVTDTFRSDDIDPRGADSPSLDGKLVLQDGAKRDRDPYVGDLAVSARTLYLTHDDAAAAARNVLADLADHQRSDGWIPPASINGYTLPLFDYPLWWVTCSWDYVLHTGDRAYATGYYPHLTKVLDSWYPSVTDGDGLLSKGLNGTSGYGDYAFLGRTGQITYYNANYVQALTDAASIATYLGNSADAGRWTDRATTVAAAVNAHLWDAAAGAYLDSSSGPARHAQDGNAIAITAGVADATRAASALAHLDATTVLPYGNAFMDNDTIFDGASQRVYAFTSYPELVARFRSGREDSALDQIRRTYGWMDTHDPGITSWEGIGPDGSLYEGSYTSMAHGWSTGVVPALTNELLGVRPTAPGFTTWSVRPRPGSVAWARGQVPTPRGPLGVDWHHPGRGTFALTVRVPRGTRGSVALPTDGHHVTVHVDGKLAWNGRKAKAYAARAQDGCVLLDGLTAGTRTVSVRPAG from the coding sequence ATGCCCAACACCCCTGCGGGAGAAGGCCCCCGCCCGCCCGGACCGCAGCGCCGCACCGTCATGAAGGCCGGGCTCGGCGGCGCCGCGCTGGCCGCCGCCGGGCTCACCTTCGGCTCCGCCGGCACCGCCGCCGCGGACAGCGCCCACCGCGGCCCGGCCGGCGCCCCGGCCCCGCACGACACCGGCGACTGGCAGAAGTACGTCCAGGGCCCGTCCAGCCGGACCGTACGGCCGGTGAGCGTGCTGCGCAGCAGCGGCTCGGTCACCGACCCGCAGGCGCTGCTGGCGCCGGGCGGCGGCGTCACCGTGCTGAGCCGCCCGCAGCCGGCGCAGCCGCCGCGCTGGCCGGACGGCACCACGGCGACCGCCTCGTCCTCGCACGCGCCCAACGGCGGCGACGACGGGCAGCCGCGCACCTACGACGCCGGCAACGCGATCGACGGCGACCCCGGCACCTTCTGGAACGACGACACGATCGCGGCCTACCCGGACACCCTGACCGTCACCACGGCCGCGCCGCTGTCCCTGCCGGGCATCACGCTGCTGTCCAACTCCGACGGCGTGCCGGCCGACTTCACCGTCGAGACCTGGGACGGCGCGGCCTGGCGGACCGCCGCCACCGTCACCGGCAACACGTCCGTGCGGCGGGCCGTGCCCTTCGCCGCGACGGTCTCCACCACGCAGGTGCGGATCAACGTCACCGCCGACCAGAGCACGCCCCAGGGCGAGTTCACCCGGATCAACGAGGTGTACCCGGGGCTGCTGGCCGACGACGACATCCCGCGGGTGGTGATCGACTTCGGCAAGGTCGTGGTGGGCTACCCGCACGTCACCTTCACCTCCGCCTCGGGCAACTCCCCCGGCGTGCGGCTGGCGTTCTCCGAGACCGTCCAGTTCCTCACCGACCGCAGCGACTTCACCCGGGCCGACCAGTCCGGGGTGCCCTCCCAGGGCACCGACCAGTTCGCGGTGCCGGCCGGCGGCGCCGACTGGAAGGACACCAAGGGCTACCAGAGCGGCACCCAGGTCTACGCCGACGGCCTGCACGGCTTCCGCTACCTGCAGATCAGCCTGGACGCGCTCGCCTCCGACGCGCCGGCCGCCCAGCCCTGGGGCGAGGTGTCGATCGACGCGGTGTGGCTGGAGTTCACCGCCTACCTCGGCACCCCGGACTCCTACACCGGCTGGTTCCTCAGCGCCGACGACGACCTCAACCGCTACTGGTACGGCGCCGCGTACACCAACGAGCTGGTCACCGACACCTTCCGGTCCGACGACATCGACCCCCGCGGCGCCGACAGCCCCTCCCTGGACGGCAAGCTGGTCCTCCAGGACGGCGCCAAGCGCGACCGGGACCCGTACGTCGGCGACCTGGCGGTGTCCGCCCGCACCCTGTACCTCACCCACGACGACGCGGCCGCGGCCGCCCGCAACGTGCTCGCCGACCTCGCCGACCACCAGCGCTCCGACGGCTGGATACCGCCCGCGTCGATCAACGGCTACACCCTGCCGCTGTTCGACTATCCGCTGTGGTGGGTGACCTGCAGCTGGGACTACGTCCTGCACACCGGCGACCGCGCCTACGCCACCGGCTACTACCCGCACCTGACGAAGGTGCTCGACTCCTGGTACCCGTCGGTGACCGACGGGGACGGTCTGCTCAGCAAGGGGCTCAACGGCACGTCGGGGTACGGCGACTACGCCTTCCTCGGCCGCACCGGGCAGATCACCTACTACAACGCCAACTACGTGCAGGCCCTCACCGACGCCGCCTCGATCGCGACGTACCTGGGCAACTCCGCCGACGCCGGCCGCTGGACGGACCGGGCGACCACGGTCGCCGCCGCCGTCAACGCCCATCTGTGGGACGCGGCCGCCGGCGCCTACCTGGACTCCTCCAGCGGCCCGGCCCGGCACGCCCAGGACGGCAACGCGATCGCGATCACCGCCGGCGTGGCCGACGCCACCCGGGCCGCGTCCGCCCTCGCCCACCTGGACGCCACGACGGTACTGCCGTACGGCAACGCCTTCATGGACAACGACACCATCTTCGACGGCGCCTCGCAGCGGGTCTACGCCTTCACCTCCTACCCGGAGCTGGTCGCCCGCTTCCGCAGCGGCCGGGAGGACTCCGCGCTGGACCAGATCCGCCGCACCTACGGCTGGATGGACACCCACGACCCGGGCATCACCAGCTGGGAGGGGATCGGCCCCGACGGCTCGCTGTACGAAGGCTCGTACACCAGCATGGCGCACGGCTGGTCGACCGGCGTGGTGCCGGCGCTCACCAACGAGTTGCTCGGCGTCCGGCCGACCGCGCCGGGCTTCACCACCTGGTCGGTGCGCCCCCGCCCCGGCTCGGTCGCCTGGGCGCGCGGCCAGGTGCCCACCCCGCGCGGCCCGCTCGGGGTGGACTGGCACCATCCCGGCCGGGGCACGTTCGCCCTGACCGTCCGGGTGCCGCGTGGCACCCGGGGCAGCGTCGCCCTGCCCACCGACGGACACCACGTCACGGTGCACGTCGACGGCAAGCTCGCGTGGAACGGAAGGAAGGCCAAGGCGTACGCCGCCCGGGCCCAGGACGGGTGCGTGCTGCTCGACGGGCTGACCGCCGGGACCCGCACGGTGTCCGTCCGCCCGGCCGGCTGA
- a CDS encoding GH92 family glycosyl hydrolase: MRSGRSHRTLARSLLAAAVSMALTVPAAGLAHAAGSGSHGAGDTPAPAFTTSFESGQPQPTWTSTSETDAKGKAWVSGVTAGNVPVLAGSIKDKIAKVTASSDNPPDETAGKAADEDPNTKWLTFATTGWLQYELSGDVTVKKYALTSANDSPDRDPKDFELQGSADGSTWTTVDSESGQKFANRFSSDIFDVAHPGAYRYYRLNVTANSGDTGSTQLADLILSDGSAAPTPVAGMTTDVGSGPSSGPDVKPNVGFTGAKALEYAGTHTASGAVHAWNKLYDVHIPVARDTRLSYDIFPELTGGDLKYPSTYASIDLHFTDGTYLSQLRSSAQDVNGVALTPRAQGDSKILYASQWNAVAASVGKVAAGKTIDRILIGYDDPAGSAAQGAATQFKGWIDDLTIGAAPAANTSKSYVDHVDTRRGTNSSGSFSRGNNLPLTAVPNGFNFYTPVTDAGSDSWEYSYAAQNNADNLPELQALGISHEPSPWMGDRDLFQVMPSTATGTPDLDRTKRALPFKHSDEVAQPDYYGVTFTNGLKAEVAPADHSAIMRFTFPGNTGDLLFDNIDNNGGLTFDAAKGTLDGYADHKSGLSTGASRMYIHAEFDRTPGTATKTTGAGRDNVTGYAQFDTSGNKVVTMRIATSFISADQAKKNLDQEIPQGTSFTSVKDRAAQAWNAKLGKVEVQGASDDQLTTLYSDLYRMNLYPNSASENTGTNAHPVWSYASSFSPQGPSSPTQTGAKVVPGQVYVNNGFWDTYRTEWPAYSLLESDTAGKLANGFVQQYKDGGWTARWSSPGYADLMTGTSSDVAFADAYAKGVTGFDAKAAYEAAVKNATTVSPNSGTGRKGIDTSEFTGYTNTSVDGSVSWSLDGYVNDYGIGTMAAKLAKAPGTSKADRERYQEESAYFLARAQNYTTIFNKNVGFFEGRKADGSWRVADSDYDPKTWGYEYTESNGWNYAFTVPQDPAGLTSLYGGQKSMEKKLDTFFGTQETAQGDTGSYGGTIHEMIEARDVRMGELGMSNQPSYGIPYMYDYAGAPAKTQAAVREIEQRLFTGSSIGQGYPGDEDNGATSTWQIFSALGFYPLQTGSGNYEIGSPLFTKATIHLDNGKTITVNAPKNSRSNVYVQSLKVNGKPYDKVYLTQDQLSKGAVLDFTMGAKPSKWGTGSSAVQTSLTPAGGTPKPLADTTGAGLGTGSATDGTDVSGLFDNTSKTAVTFPSATPQITYAYQGSGKSAEQKATFYTLTSGSTAAQDPKSWQLQGSDDGGKHWKTVDTRSGQTFDDRLQTRPFEIAHPGAYSSYRLVVTANNGGTSTTLSEVELLATSGASTHH, translated from the coding sequence ATGAGAAGTGGCCGATCCCACCGCACCCTCGCCAGATCACTGCTGGCAGCCGCGGTGTCCATGGCCCTGACCGTGCCCGCCGCCGGCCTCGCGCACGCCGCGGGCAGCGGCTCGCACGGCGCGGGCGACACCCCCGCGCCGGCCTTCACCACGTCCTTCGAGTCCGGGCAGCCGCAGCCGACCTGGACCAGCACCTCGGAGACCGACGCCAAGGGCAAGGCGTGGGTCTCCGGCGTGACCGCCGGCAACGTGCCGGTGCTGGCCGGCAGTATCAAGGACAAGATCGCCAAGGTCACGGCGAGTTCGGACAACCCGCCCGACGAGACGGCCGGCAAGGCCGCCGACGAGGACCCCAACACCAAGTGGCTGACCTTCGCCACCACCGGCTGGCTGCAGTACGAGCTGTCCGGCGACGTGACCGTCAAGAAGTACGCGCTCACCTCGGCCAACGACAGCCCGGACCGCGACCCGAAGGACTTCGAGCTGCAGGGCTCGGCCGACGGCTCCACCTGGACCACCGTGGACAGCGAGAGCGGTCAGAAGTTCGCCAACCGCTTCTCGTCGGACATCTTCGACGTGGCCCACCCCGGCGCCTACCGCTACTACCGGCTCAACGTCACGGCCAACAGCGGCGACACCGGCTCCACCCAGCTCGCCGACCTCATCCTCTCCGACGGCTCCGCCGCCCCGACCCCGGTGGCCGGCATGACCACCGACGTGGGCAGCGGCCCGTCCTCGGGTCCCGACGTCAAGCCGAACGTCGGCTTCACCGGCGCCAAGGCGCTGGAGTACGCCGGCACCCACACCGCGTCCGGCGCGGTGCACGCCTGGAACAAGCTCTACGACGTGCACATCCCGGTCGCGCGTGACACCCGGCTGTCGTACGACATCTTCCCGGAGCTGACCGGCGGGGACCTGAAGTACCCCAGCACGTACGCCTCGATCGACCTGCACTTCACCGACGGCACGTACCTGAGCCAGCTGCGGAGCAGCGCGCAGGACGTGAACGGCGTCGCGCTCACCCCGCGGGCGCAGGGCGACTCGAAGATCCTCTACGCCTCGCAGTGGAACGCGGTCGCCGCGTCCGTCGGCAAGGTCGCCGCGGGCAAGACGATCGACCGCATCCTGATCGGCTACGACGACCCGGCCGGCAGCGCCGCACAGGGCGCCGCCACCCAGTTCAAGGGCTGGATCGACGACCTGACGATCGGCGCGGCCCCGGCGGCGAACACCTCCAAGAGCTACGTCGACCACGTGGACACCCGGCGCGGCACCAACTCCTCCGGGTCGTTCTCCCGCGGCAACAACCTGCCGCTGACCGCGGTGCCGAACGGCTTCAACTTCTACACCCCGGTCACCGACGCGGGTTCGGACAGCTGGGAGTACAGCTACGCGGCGCAGAACAACGCCGACAACCTGCCCGAGCTGCAGGCGCTCGGCATCAGCCACGAGCCCAGCCCGTGGATGGGTGACCGCGACCTGTTCCAGGTGATGCCCTCCACGGCCACCGGTACCCCGGACCTGGACCGCACCAAGCGGGCGCTGCCCTTCAAGCACTCCGACGAGGTGGCGCAGCCCGACTACTACGGCGTGACGTTCACCAACGGTCTGAAGGCCGAGGTCGCGCCCGCCGACCACTCGGCGATCATGCGCTTCACCTTCCCCGGCAACACCGGCGACCTGCTCTTCGACAACATCGACAACAACGGCGGCCTGACCTTCGACGCCGCCAAGGGCACCCTCGACGGCTACGCCGACCACAAGAGCGGGCTGTCCACCGGCGCCAGCCGGATGTACATCCACGCCGAGTTCGACCGGACCCCCGGCACGGCCACCAAGACCACCGGAGCGGGCCGCGACAACGTCACCGGCTACGCGCAGTTCGACACCTCCGGCAACAAGGTGGTGACCATGCGCATCGCCACCTCGTTCATCAGCGCCGACCAGGCGAAGAAGAACCTGGACCAGGAGATCCCGCAGGGCACCTCCTTCACCTCCGTGAAGGACCGCGCCGCGCAGGCGTGGAACGCCAAGCTGGGCAAGGTCGAGGTGCAGGGCGCCAGCGACGACCAGCTGACCACGCTCTACTCCGACCTGTACCGGATGAACCTCTACCCGAACTCCGCCTCGGAGAACACCGGGACGAACGCCCACCCGGTGTGGAGCTACGCCAGCTCGTTCTCGCCGCAGGGCCCCAGCTCCCCGACGCAGACCGGCGCGAAGGTCGTCCCCGGCCAGGTCTACGTCAACAACGGCTTCTGGGACACCTACCGCACCGAGTGGCCGGCCTACTCGCTGCTGGAGTCCGACACCGCGGGCAAGCTCGCCAACGGCTTCGTGCAGCAGTACAAGGACGGCGGCTGGACCGCCCGCTGGTCCTCGCCCGGCTACGCCGACCTGATGACCGGAACCAGCTCCGACGTCGCGTTCGCCGACGCCTACGCCAAGGGCGTGACCGGCTTCGACGCCAAGGCCGCGTACGAAGCGGCGGTGAAGAACGCCACCACCGTCTCGCCGAACTCCGGCACCGGCCGCAAGGGCATCGACACCTCCGAGTTCACCGGATACACCAACACCTCGGTGGACGGCAGCGTCTCCTGGTCGCTGGACGGCTACGTCAACGACTACGGCATCGGCACCATGGCGGCGAAGCTCGCCAAGGCCCCCGGCACCTCCAAGGCCGACCGCGAGCGCTACCAGGAGGAGTCCGCGTACTTCCTGGCCCGCGCGCAGAACTACACCACGATCTTCAACAAGAACGTGGGCTTCTTCGAGGGCCGCAAGGCCGACGGTTCCTGGCGGGTGGCGGACTCGGACTACGACCCCAAGACCTGGGGCTACGAGTACACCGAGTCCAACGGCTGGAACTACGCCTTCACCGTGCCGCAGGACCCGGCCGGCCTGACCTCGCTGTACGGCGGCCAGAAGAGCATGGAGAAGAAGCTCGACACGTTCTTCGGCACGCAGGAGACCGCCCAGGGCGACACCGGGTCGTACGGCGGCACCATCCACGAGATGATCGAGGCCCGCGACGTCCGCATGGGCGAGCTGGGCATGAGCAACCAGCCCTCCTACGGCATCCCGTACATGTACGACTACGCGGGCGCGCCGGCCAAGACCCAGGCGGCGGTCCGGGAGATCGAGCAGCGGCTGTTCACCGGCAGCTCGATCGGCCAGGGCTACCCCGGTGACGAGGACAACGGCGCCACCTCCACCTGGCAGATCTTCAGCGCGCTGGGCTTCTACCCGCTGCAGACCGGCAGCGGCAACTACGAGATCGGCTCGCCGCTGTTCACCAAGGCGACGATCCACCTCGACAACGGCAAGACCATCACCGTCAACGCGCCGAAGAACAGCCGCAGCAACGTCTACGTGCAGTCGCTGAAGGTCAACGGCAAGCCGTACGACAAGGTCTACCTGACCCAGGACCAGCTCTCCAAGGGCGCCGTGCTGGACTTCACCATGGGCGCCAAGCCGTCCAAGTGGGGCACCGGCAGCTCCGCCGTCCAGACCTCGCTGACCCCGGCCGGCGGCACCCCGAAGCCGCTCGCGGACACCACTGGGGCGGGCCTGGGCACCGGCTCGGCGACCGACGGCACCGATGTGTCCGGCCTGTTCGACAACACCTCCAAGACCGCGGTCACCTTCCCGTCCGCGACGCCGCAGATCACCTACGCCTACCAGGGCAGCGGCAAGTCGGCCGAGCAGAAGGCCACCTTCTACACCCTCACCTCCGGCAGCACCGCCGCCCAGGACCCGAAGAGCTGGCAGCTCCAGGGCTCCGACGACGGCGGGAAGCACTGGAAGACCGTCGACACCCGCAGCGGCCAGACCTTCGACGACCGCCTGCAGACCCGTCCCTTCGAGATCGCCCACCCCGGCGCCTACTCGTCCTACCGCCTGGTGGTGACCGCGAACAACGGCGGCACGTCCACCACGCTGTCCGAGGTGGAACTGCTCGCCACATCCGGCGCGAGCACCCACCACTGA
- a CDS encoding NPCBM/NEW2 domain-containing protein, with product MWRLTPLWVLALLAALLAASTAPAHADPGTSISVDGGQSGRTFDGIGAISGGGGNSRLLTDYPAAQQKQILDYMFKPGYGANLQLLKLEIGGDANSTDGSEPSIEHSKGTVNCDAGYEFWLAEQAVKRNPDIGLYGLAWAAPGWINGGFWSTDTINYLISWLGCAKSHGLDIKYLGGWNERGHDADWYVQLRKALDDAGYSKVQIVADDSGWDVADDMAKDPDFNNAVSIIGAHYPCQGDGGPATSCSSTKTAQDNGKPLWASENGSQDMNTGAPALIRSITRGYVDAKMTSYFNWPLIAAIYPNLPYSTVGLATAGSPWSGNYGIGENTWATAQVTQFAQPGWKFVDAGSGYLGGSESNGSYVTLKSPNGKDYSTVLETTTATAAQTAHFTVKGGLSTGTAHVWATDVDQPSAATDFVHTQDITPSSDGTYALTMKPGYIYTVTTTTGQGKGTATAPAAHALKLPYSDSFDNDVAGTEAKYVSDMQGSFEVQKCAAGRRGMCLQQMAPVKPIEWQDDSDAFTLVGDPTWTDYSLQSDVELAKPGTVELIGRAGTQNRPQSHQQGYYFQISDTGAWTILKSDADGNRTVLSRSATTPLGTGKWHRLGLSFSGSAITASVDGKQVGVAHDSSYTAGQGGLGLTSYDTDQFDNLSFQKTGGDKATAALAVTPSAKSVQRGKTLTVSATVSVPARAKTAEGVNVSLSAPGFTFDAQPEVFGAIRPGQSATAVWQLTAPTDKASTATVSATATFAQGEVAQWLRQDAQVAVTNPPPPTGVNDVSDLDFVSSTNGWGPVERDESVGGTNAGDGTPITLGGTVYPKGLGTNSISDVTIYLGGNCSKFTATVGNDDDAGTSGSDTFSVLGDGKTLTATGTIKGGDPAQKISADLTGVQTLDLVVGDAGDGNAYDHGDWAAPVVTCSG from the coding sequence GTGTGGAGACTTACCCCGCTGTGGGTGCTGGCCTTGCTGGCAGCGCTGCTGGCCGCGAGCACGGCGCCGGCCCACGCGGACCCCGGTACGTCGATCAGCGTGGACGGCGGCCAGAGCGGCCGGACGTTCGACGGGATCGGCGCGATCAGCGGTGGGGGTGGCAACTCCCGCCTGCTGACGGACTATCCGGCCGCCCAGCAGAAGCAGATCCTCGACTACATGTTCAAGCCGGGCTACGGCGCGAACCTCCAGTTGCTGAAGTTGGAGATCGGCGGTGACGCCAACTCCACGGACGGCTCGGAGCCGTCGATCGAGCACAGCAAGGGCACGGTCAACTGCGACGCGGGCTACGAGTTCTGGCTCGCCGAGCAGGCGGTCAAGCGCAACCCGGACATCGGCCTGTACGGCCTGGCATGGGCCGCGCCCGGCTGGATCAACGGCGGCTTCTGGTCGACCGACACCATCAACTACCTGATCTCGTGGCTGGGTTGCGCCAAGAGCCACGGCCTGGACATCAAGTACCTCGGCGGCTGGAACGAGCGCGGCCACGACGCCGACTGGTACGTGCAGCTCCGCAAGGCCCTTGATGACGCCGGCTACTCCAAGGTGCAGATCGTGGCCGACGACAGCGGCTGGGACGTCGCCGACGACATGGCCAAGGACCCCGACTTCAACAACGCGGTCTCCATCATCGGCGCTCACTACCCCTGCCAGGGGGACGGCGGACCGGCGACGAGCTGCTCCAGCACGAAGACCGCACAGGACAACGGCAAGCCGCTGTGGGCGTCCGAGAACGGCTCGCAGGACATGAACACCGGCGCGCCCGCGCTGATCCGCTCCATCACCCGCGGCTACGTCGATGCCAAGATGACCAGCTACTTCAACTGGCCGCTGATCGCGGCGATCTACCCCAACCTGCCGTACTCCACGGTGGGCCTGGCCACCGCCGGCTCGCCCTGGTCGGGCAACTACGGCATCGGCGAGAACACCTGGGCCACCGCGCAGGTCACCCAGTTCGCCCAGCCCGGCTGGAAGTTCGTCGACGCGGGGTCGGGCTACCTCGGCGGCTCGGAGTCGAACGGCAGCTACGTGACGCTCAAGTCCCCGAACGGCAAGGACTATTCGACGGTGCTGGAGACCACCACCGCCACCGCCGCGCAGACCGCGCACTTCACCGTCAAGGGCGGGCTGTCCACGGGCACCGCGCACGTGTGGGCCACCGACGTCGACCAGCCCAGCGCGGCGACGGACTTCGTGCACACCCAGGACATCACCCCGTCGTCCGACGGCACGTACGCGCTGACGATGAAGCCCGGTTACATCTACACGGTCACCACGACCACCGGGCAGGGCAAGGGCACCGCGACCGCGCCCGCCGCGCACGCGCTGAAGCTGCCTTACTCCGACAGCTTTGACAACGATGTCGCGGGTACTGAGGCGAAGTACGTCTCCGACATGCAGGGTTCGTTCGAGGTGCAGAAGTGCGCCGCCGGCCGGCGGGGGATGTGCCTGCAGCAGATGGCGCCGGTCAAGCCGATCGAATGGCAGGACGACTCCGACGCGTTCACCCTGGTCGGCGACCCGACCTGGACGGACTACTCGCTCCAGTCCGACGTCGAACTGGCCAAGCCCGGCACCGTCGAGCTGATCGGGCGCGCGGGCACCCAGAACCGCCCGCAGTCCCACCAGCAGGGCTACTACTTCCAGATCAGCGACACCGGTGCCTGGACGATCCTGAAGAGCGACGCGGACGGCAACCGCACGGTGCTGAGCAGGTCCGCGACGACCCCGCTCGGCACCGGCAAGTGGCACCGGCTCGGGCTCTCCTTCAGCGGCTCGGCGATCACCGCGTCCGTGGACGGCAAGCAGGTCGGCGTGGCGCACGACAGCAGCTACACCGCGGGCCAGGGCGGGCTCGGCCTCACGTCGTACGACACCGACCAGTTCGACAACCTGTCCTTCCAGAAGACCGGTGGCGACAAGGCCACCGCGGCGCTGGCGGTCACCCCGTCGGCCAAGAGCGTGCAGCGCGGCAAGACCCTGACGGTGTCCGCCACCGTGTCGGTGCCGGCCCGCGCGAAGACCGCCGAGGGCGTCAACGTCTCCCTCTCCGCGCCCGGGTTCACCTTCGACGCCCAGCCGGAGGTGTTCGGGGCGATCCGGCCCGGGCAGAGCGCCACCGCCGTCTGGCAGTTGACCGCGCCGACGGACAAGGCGTCGACCGCGACCGTCAGCGCCACCGCGACCTTCGCGCAGGGCGAGGTCGCGCAGTGGCTGCGGCAGGACGCGCAGGTGGCGGTCACCAACCCGCCGCCGCCGACCGGGGTGAACGACGTGAGCGACCTCGACTTCGTCTCGTCCACGAACGGTTGGGGCCCCGTGGAGCGCGACGAGTCGGTGGGCGGCACCAACGCCGGTGACGGCACCCCGATCACGCTCGGTGGCACGGTGTACCCGAAGGGCCTGGGCACCAACTCGATCAGCGACGTGACGATCTATCTCGGCGGCAACTGCTCGAAGTTCACCGCCACGGTCGGCAACGACGACGACGCGGGGACGTCCGGCAGCGACACGTTCAGCGTGCTCGGCGACGGCAAGACGCTGACGGCCACGGGCACCATCAAGGGCGGTGACCCGGCGCAGAAGATCAGCGCCGATCTGACCGGCGTGCAGACTCTCGACCTCGTGGTGGGCGACGCCGGCGACGGCAACGCCTACGACCACGGGGACTGGGCGGCGCCCGTCGTCACCTGCTCCGGCTGA
- a CDS encoding PP2C family protein-serine/threonine phosphatase, with the protein MVAVAGGEGAELDYAALFAAMPAACVVLDRQLTIVAVNEAYVAATGRAAEELLGSGFFDAYPPDPSDPASHGAEVQRRSLEVALTSGRTNMLLLHRFTVPRPDRAGRLDPRWWNVVNRPVKGADGQVELIIHQVDDVTEYVRSEQEDEGAVDDGRAGDGADVEAPRADMFTRAQELRQANARLQESALRTRDVALALQRAMLATPDLAAHPEIAVRYLPALKGMNACGDWYDVVDLPDGRLALSVGDVVGHGVDAASVMGMLRSALSAAIRVADGPNGALETLGLYARSHDGAMATTTFTCQLFPLSRLVMYSNAGHPPPVLMRADGTYDLLDQATDPPLGARLEHVPRPQATAEYRAGDTLVLYTDGLIERRGEDIYTGVDRLIDAIRELRALSPDDLADGLLPAMTDPSGQQDDISLLVIRL; encoded by the coding sequence GTGGTCGCGGTGGCTGGCGGCGAGGGCGCCGAGCTGGACTACGCGGCGCTGTTCGCGGCGATGCCGGCGGCCTGCGTGGTGCTCGACCGGCAGCTGACGATCGTCGCGGTCAACGAGGCGTACGTCGCGGCCACCGGCAGGGCGGCGGAGGAACTGCTCGGCTCCGGCTTCTTCGACGCCTACCCGCCCGATCCCAGCGACCCGGCTTCGCACGGCGCCGAGGTCCAGCGCAGGTCGCTGGAGGTCGCGCTCACCTCGGGCCGCACCAACATGCTGTTGCTGCACCGCTTCACGGTGCCGCGGCCGGACCGGGCCGGCCGGTTGGACCCCCGCTGGTGGAACGTGGTGAACCGGCCGGTGAAGGGCGCCGACGGGCAGGTGGAGCTGATCATCCACCAGGTCGACGACGTCACCGAGTACGTCCGCTCCGAGCAGGAGGACGAGGGCGCGGTGGACGACGGCCGGGCGGGAGACGGCGCCGACGTCGAGGCGCCGCGCGCGGACATGTTCACCAGGGCACAGGAGTTGCGGCAGGCCAACGCCCGCCTCCAGGAGTCCGCGCTGCGCACCCGCGATGTCGCGCTGGCCCTGCAGCGGGCCATGCTCGCCACCCCCGACCTGGCCGCGCACCCCGAGATCGCGGTGCGCTACCTGCCGGCGCTGAAGGGCATGAACGCCTGCGGGGACTGGTACGACGTCGTGGACCTGCCCGACGGGCGGCTGGCGCTGTCCGTCGGCGACGTGGTGGGCCACGGCGTGGACGCCGCCAGCGTCATGGGCATGCTGCGCAGCGCGCTGAGCGCCGCGATCCGTGTCGCCGACGGCCCCAACGGCGCGCTGGAGACGCTGGGCCTGTACGCGCGCTCCCACGACGGCGCGATGGCCACCACCACGTTCACCTGCCAGCTCTTCCCGCTCAGCCGGCTGGTGATGTACAGCAACGCCGGCCACCCGCCGCCGGTGCTCATGCGCGCCGACGGCACGTACGACCTGCTGGACCAGGCCACCGACCCGCCGCTGGGCGCGCGCCTGGAGCACGTGCCGCGGCCGCAGGCCACCGCGGAGTACCGGGCGGGCGACACCCTGGTGCTCTACACCGACGGCCTGATCGAGCGGCGCGGCGAGGACATCTACACGGGCGTCGACCGCCTGATCGACGCCATCCGCGAGCTGCGCGCGCTCTCCCCGGACGACCTGGCCGACGGCCTGCTCCCGGCCATGACCGACCCCTCCGGCCAGCAGGACGACATCTCCCTGCTCGTCATCCGGCTTTGA